A genomic segment from Ptychodera flava strain L36383 chromosome 8, AS_Pfla_20210202, whole genome shotgun sequence encodes:
- the LOC139138376 gene encoding KN motif and ankyrin repeat domain-containing protein 1-like isoform X3 yields the protein MALSLQRLKELEEQVKNIPILQVKINVLKEEKRLLTMQLKSRKNKQRSVGVGDADVNSSRPNGEVKYISSLHMNKPQEVSVDGSLPKDPNRKASLKTAATQADIIIADKRKDNRSVGVQVTTTFNANNNVPETEVIQRQYQTSLSSERVVVSNSNSSSPTRDLKFFQRRQLNAPFYAKETCDTGVGFINVNKVECEKCRGKQSRTLGVGDADVREILKVQRQMTSVGVEAAIPELKAKQISVGVNTKPKVVKDKAIDMSITTANMATNTPPPVRKSKASLTDKIEHQTVGLNTELTKSDLSEKKQLADSAVNTDYILRCAKAVNTDLAPKQVEIRQIRKPPRPMRHVGINTISADEWRAGNKKATKDIGVGKEQVNFVDSGNNPEPLPTAVKSVNTVPLVRKSMATLTEKNTSDVSCNTMQKVVKDKAVVANISKPSFEKGVETEWIRMSIATNTPHKVTQETGTNYESYSHDVAMETEYLGCDATTNTAVRETHDQGNNTVSKEYQDVATGDDTMCLNMQGISVGVGDSSIEPEVIAAEAEMVQQTFNDEQADKKELCDVAVGDGKTSDVVCDICGNKKSRTVAVGVCSVKDTICDRCTNMKSRTIGVSNCTIEDTLCPDCKEGKSTKPCRTVGCGSCSVHDILCYKCAMMNCVNKAVGDRKITDAVCNICDKIPRRHIGVGVGSVDDIICDKCQMFNFVNQAVGDCTIDDRVCDHCDNLVTVDAAVDPEVSMNQYETVAIGDRDVRHFDVSLSTEAVSAVSVAIETDKIQMESTGTGEGNVSTGTVSSLTEMDTRTVAMETEQVTMASTATGTEQVVLRNVGSGTEPIIHISSGVGDGYVNTANVGTESVQAETQSVSVSTEKVQVANASTDAYKVPVRTSTTETEKVPTADSGVGGNAVTSTTKGTATDVVTTATVGVGDKSVERTSTGSVTDAVATTEVGVGSRPVQLISSATETDVMTTSTVGVGSEEIVTKSVATSASVPTLSVSVLTEQVKHSSIGIGEHDIRINPPAVSLENASVSTTRSNNVVTRETTSIVTMETPRMSADIDDVDTLADINNIAQQMFPKELESREPEVMTSTSHQLQNQHPLLNHGNHSINPDEHVSKEVITVRTETVSSYEPIDGENFSATERDIANSSFENRYAIMAGSSPSQSESLLRTCIKNNHEAKVHAGNKAEYGFVRVNGNVGYDETGSSSSSSSSDSDSDSSDSDTSEEGSYDGRLGKVMKVCETEGKVASVSELAAHGKEEEGSVNGNGTKKEEKKPSDIVQIEESFELGDELGKALAVLEKHLEKPGGLDAKEVAACVSVIAQEWFRISSQKDASTKSVADHVRAIQEMSKGVLEKVVNLADGNGNTSLHYCVSHGNFAIVNLLLDTSVCDPNKQNKAGYTPIMLASLAILKDEQQKVAIQKLFKMGNVNIRATQAGQTALMLAVSHGRLDMVKLLLESKADVNMQDEDGSTALMCASEHGHLEIVKLLLAQPECNPNLFDNDGSSALAIAMEAGHRDIGVLLYAQMNFSKNSSPPYSKNS from the exons GTCTAACAGCAACTCATCGTCTCCAACCAGGGATCTGAAGTTCTTCCAGAGGCGGCAGCTGAATGCCCCATTTTACGCCAAGGAGACGTGCGACACGGGGGTCGGTTTCATCAACGTCAATAAAGTTGAATGCGAGAAGTGCAGGGGGAAACAAAGCAGGACACTTGGAGTGGGCGACGCGGATGTCCGGGAAATTCTCAAAGTACAGAGGCAGATGACTTCTGTCGGTGTTGAGGCGGCTATTCCAGAGTTGAAGGCAAAACAGATCTCTGTCGGGGTGAACACCAAACCTAAAGTTGTGAAAGACAAAGCAATTGATATGTCTATCACCACTGCTAACATGGCAACCAACACCCCACCTCCAGTGCGTAAGAGTAAAGCCTCCCTAACAGATAAAATAGAACATCAAACTGTGGGTCTTAACACTGAACTGACCAAGTCTGATCTGTCAGAAAAGAAACAGTTAGCAGACTCTGCCGTAAACACAGATTACATACTTCGGTGTGCCAAAGCTGTTAACACTGACTTGGCCCCCAAGCAAGTGGAGATACGCCAGATCAGAAAGCCCCCACGACCTATGCGACATGTAGGAATTAATACAATAAGTGCAGATGAGTGGCGTGCAGGAAACAAAAAGGCAACAAAGGATATTGGCGTCGGAAAAGAGCAAGTGAATTTTGTGGATTCTGGGAACAATCCTGAGCCATTGCCGACTGCTGTGAAGTCAGTGAATACGGTGCCGCTTGTTCGTAAGTCGATGGCGACACTGACAGAGAAAAATACGAGTGATGTAAGTTGTAACACTATGCAGAAAGTGGTGAAGGACAAGGCAGTGGTAGCGAATATCAGTAAACCTTCTTTTGAAAAGGGCGTGGAAACTGAATGGATAAGAATGAGCATTGCCACAAACACGCCTCATAAAGTCACTCAGGAGACGGGCACAAATTACGAGTCATACAGTCatgatgttgccatggaaactgaaTATCTTGGATGTGATGCAACGACAAATACTGCTGTCAGGGAGACGCATGATCAGGGAAACAACACTGTTTCCAAGGAATATCAGGATGTTGCTACGGGAGACGATACCATGTGCCTTAATATGCAAGGAATATCGGTCGGAGTGGGAGACTCCAGCATTGAACCGGAAGTTATTGCAGCTGAAGCTGAGATGGTTCAGCAGACATTTAATGATGAACAAGCAGACAAGAAGGAATTATGCGATGTCGCCGTTGGTGACGGGAAAACGAGTGACGTTGTTTGTGATATTTGTGGTAACAAAAAATCCAGAACAGTTGCCGTGGGAGTGTGCAGTGTCAAGGACACTATCTGTGATAGGTGTACCAACATGAAGAGTAGGACCATTGGTGTCTCAAACTGCACCATTGAGGACACTCTGTGTCCGGACTGCAAGGAAGGCAAATCCACCAAGCCATGCAGGACAGTAGGATGTGGATCGTGTAGTGTTCACGATATCCTCTGCTACAAGTGTGCCATGATGAATTGTGTCAACAAAGCGGTCGGTGATCGTAAGATCACTGATGCTGTTTGTAACATTTGCGACAAAATACCTCGGCGGCACATAGGTGTTGGCGTCGGGAGTGTGGATGATATCATATGTGATAAATGCCAGATGTTCAACTTCGTGAATCAAGCAGTCGGGGATTGCACCATCGACGACCGCGTCTGTGATCATTGTGACAATCTCGTTACAGTTGATGCTGCAGTTGACCCTGAGGTCTCCATGAACCAATATGAAACTGTTGCCATTGGTGACAGAGACGTTAGACACTTTGATGTATCGCTAAGTACAGAGGCTGTAAGTGCTGTGTCTGTTGCTATAGAAACAGACAAGATTCAAATGGAGAGTACAGGTACCGGTGAGGGTAATGTCTCCACTGGAACAGTTTCTTCATTGACCGAGATGGACACAAGgactgttgccatggaaacagagCAGGTAACCATGGCGTCAACTGCCACCGGAACAGAGCAAGTTGTACTCAGGAATGTTGGCTCAGGCACTGAACCAATCATACACATTAGCTCAGGGGTGGGAGACGGATATGTGAACACAGCAAATGTAGGTACAGAGTCTGTTCAAGCAGAAACTCAATCTGTCAGTGTCTCCACAGAGAAAGTGCAAGTCGCAAATGCATCAACGGATGCCTATAAAGTCCCTGTAAGGACATCAACAACTGAAACAGAGAAAGTGCCCACGGCAGACTCTGGTGTGGGAGGAAACGCTGTAACCTCGACAACAAAAGGCACTGCCACTGATGTAGTAACTACAGCCACTGTTGGTGTAGGGGATAAATCAGTTGAGAGGACTTCAACGGGAAGTGTGACAGATGCTGTTGCTACGACAGAGGTAGGTGTTGGAAGTAGGCCAGTACAGTTAATATCATCGGCCACAGAAACTGATGTCATGACCACCAGTACTGTTGGCGTTGGAAGTGAGGAAATTGTCACCAAGTCCGTTGCCACGTCAGCGAGTGTACCAACTTTATCAGTGTCAGTGCTAACGGAACAAGTCAAACACAGCTCTATCGGCATTGGAGAACATGACATCAGGATAAATCCACCTGCAGTTAGCCTGGAAAATGCCTCTGTATCAACCACCAGGTCCAATAATGTGGTCACCAGGGAGACCACATCAATAGTAACCATGGAAACACCAAGAATGTCTGCTGACATTGACGATGTGGACACCCTGGCTGACATCAACAACATTGCCCAACAGATGTTCCCCAAGGAACTGGAATCCAGGGAACCTGAGGTCATGACCTCAACGTCTCACCAGCTTCAGAATCAGCATCCATTGCTGAATCACGGGAATCACTCCATAAACCCAGACGAGCATGTGAGCAAAGAAGTGATAACTGTTAGGACAGAGACAGTGTCAAGCTATGAACCCATCGATGGCGAGAATTTCTCTGCCACTGAGAGAGACATAGCTAACAGTAGCTTTGAGAATAGATATGCAATTATGGCGG GGTCCAGCCCATCACAGTCAGAATCACTTCTCAGAACTTGCATCAAGAACAACCACGAAGCGAAAGTACATGCCGGCAACAAGGCGGAGTACGGATTTGTCAGAGTCAATGGAAACGTAGG TTATGATGAAACCGGAAGCAGTAGTTCCAGTAGCTCTAGTGATTCCGACTCTGACAGCTCCGACAGCGACACCTCTGAGGAAGGATCCTACGACGGCAGACTGGGCAAGGTGATGAAGGTTTGCGAGACGGAAGGCAAGGTGGCGTCGGTGTCGGAACTGGCAGCTCACGGCAAGGAGGAAGAAGGATCTGTAAACGGCAACGGAACGAAGAAAGAGGAGAAGAAACCATCGGATATTGTACAAATCGAAGAGAG TTTTGAGTTGGGTGACGAGCTGGGCAAGGCTCTTGCAGTGCTGGAGAAACACCTGGAGAAGCCTGGAGGCTTGGATGCCAAGGAGGTGGCTGCATGCGTCAGTGTGATCGCCCAGGAATGGTTCCGTATTTCCAGTCAGAAAGATGCCAGTACTAAGAGTGTGGCGGACCACGTCAGGGCCATCCAAGAAATGTCCAAAGGAGTTCTGGAGAAAGTGGTCAACTTGGCAGATGGCAAT GGCAACACATCGCTGCATTACTGCGTATCTCATGGAAATTTCGCCATCGTCAATCTCCTACTGGACACCAGTGTTTGTGATCCAAACAAACAGAACAAGGCCGGCTACACTCCAATCATGTTGGCATCACTGGCCATCCTCAAAGACGAACAACAGAAAGTTGCCATCCAGAAGCTGTTCAAGATGGGAAATGTCAATATCAGGGCAACCCAG GCTGGTCAGACTGCCTTGATGTTGGCAGTCAGCCACGGTAGACTGGATATGGTGAAACTCCTGTTAGAATCCAAAGCAGATGTCAACATGCAGGATGAG GATGGGTCCACAGCATTGATGTGTGCCAGTGAGCACGGCCATCTTGAGATTGTCAAGCTACTTCTAGCCCAGCCTGAATGTAATCCAAATCTCTTTGATAAT GATGGCAGTAGTGCCCTGGCCATCGCTATGGAAGCAGGTCACCGTGATATCGGTGTTCTTCTTTACGCTCAGATGAACTTCTCTAAGAACTCATCACCG CCCTACTCGAAGAATTCCTAG